Within Caulobacter segnis, the genomic segment GCGCCGACCTATCGCGCCTACGCCCGCAAGCTCACCGGGGATCCGGTCGAGGCCGAGGATCTGGTGCAGGAAGCCTACGCCAAGGTGCTGGGCCTGCCCGACTGGCGGCGGCTGGAGCAGCCGGAGCGCTTCGTCCTGACCATCATCCGCAACTTGGCCTTCGAGCGGTTCCGCCGGGCCAAGGTGGTGGGCATTCGCCAGATCGGGGTGCTGGAGATGGAGGCTCTGCCCGACCCAGCGCCGGACGCGCACGCCGTGGCCAGCGCCCGCGAGGAACTGCTCAGGGTGCTCGAGGCGGTCGATCGGCTGCCCCAGCAGTGCCGAAAGGTGGTCACCCTGCGAAAAATGGAGGGGCTCTCGCCGGGGCAGATAGCGGTTCGGTTGAACTTGTCCATCTCTACCGTCGAGAAGCATTTGGCCAAGGGGCTGGCGTTGCTGACCAAGTCTCTGGCGGCGAGCGAAGGTCGAAGGATCGGGAGTAAAGCGGGTTCATGGAGCAAACGGGCGATCAAGACAGAGACGCGCTGATCGCCCAGGCTTCGGAATGGCTGGCGCGTCTGGACGCCGGCCGCGCCGACCCCGCCGAGTTCGAGGCCTGGCGCGGCGCCGAACCGCGCCGCGCCGCGGCCTTCGCCGAGGTCGCGGCCGCCTGGAGCAAGCTGGACGCCCTGCGTGGCGCCGAACCGCGCCGGCGGCCGGCGATGAGCCGGCGCGCCTGGCTGGGCGGAGGCATGGCCCTGGCCGCCGGTCTGGCCGGCGCGGCCTATCTGGGGCGCGACCAGCTGTTGCGCGCTCGCACCGTCACCGGGATCGGCGAGCGCCGCACCCTGGCGTTGCCCGACGGCAGTTCGGTCGAACTGAACACCGACACCGAGGTCCTGTGGAGGTTTGATCGCCACCGTCGCCGCCTGTGGCTGGAGCGCGGCGAGGTCGCCCTGACCGTCGCCCAGGATGCTCTGCGGCCGTTTGAGC encodes:
- a CDS encoding RNA polymerase sigma factor, giving the protein MAWLRDIDKWFGEAVLPFAPTYRAYARKLTGDPVEAEDLVQEAYAKVLGLPDWRRLEQPERFVLTIIRNLAFERFRRAKVVGIRQIGVLEMEALPDPAPDAHAVASAREELLRVLEAVDRLPQQCRKVVTLRKMEGLSPGQIAVRLNLSISTVEKHLAKGLALLTKSLAASEGRRIGSKAGSWSKRAIKTETR
- a CDS encoding FecR family protein — encoded protein: MEQTGDQDRDALIAQASEWLARLDAGRADPAEFEAWRGAEPRRAAAFAEVAAAWSKLDALRGAEPRRRPAMSRRAWLGGGMALAAGLAGAAYLGRDQLLRARTVTGIGERRTLALPDGSSVELNTDTEVLWRFDRHRRRLWLERGEVALTVAQDALRPFELFTQQGLARLASGQFNARLRPAGLDLIVLAGQAAIRTAAGEARAAVESATDARQALAVTATGVAIAAAPETEVQNVQAWRRGEIVFEGQRLSEAIEEYNRYLVRKLVIEDPKVGRMRLGGRFLTDNPETFLEALRTTFGLRIIEDGPSRILLKSR